The following coding sequences lie in one Xanthomonas hyacinthi genomic window:
- a CDS encoding type II toxin-antitoxin system YhaV family toxin, whose amino-acid sequence MMRHGWTPLFHEGLIEQLRKLQAAAERAEQNDPQGFEGNANVKLFRALSQLIMEVVPSDPARDEFRQGNTLGPAYRHWRRAKIGRRFRLFFRYDSKTKVIVFAWVNDEQTLRSSGSKSDPYAVFEKMLGRGSPPDDWTALVAASKADWQASKKP is encoded by the coding sequence CTGATGCGGCATGGCTGGACGCCGCTGTTCCATGAGGGCCTGATCGAGCAGTTGCGCAAGCTGCAGGCTGCCGCGGAACGGGCCGAGCAGAACGACCCGCAAGGATTCGAGGGCAATGCCAACGTCAAGCTGTTCCGGGCGTTGAGCCAGTTGATCATGGAAGTCGTGCCGAGCGATCCCGCACGCGACGAGTTCCGCCAAGGCAATACCTTGGGGCCGGCGTACCGTCATTGGCGGCGCGCGAAGATCGGACGGCGATTCCGCCTGTTCTTCCGCTACGACTCCAAGACGAAAGTGATCGTGTTCGCCTGGGTCAACGACGAACAGACGCTGCGGTCTTCGGGCAGCAAGTCCGACCCGTATGCGGTGTTCGAGAAGATGCTCGGGCGAGGCAGCCCGCCCGACGACTGGACGGCGCTGGTCGCGGCGAGCAAGGCAGACTGGCAAGCGTCGAAGAAGCCGTAG
- a CDS encoding type II toxin-antitoxin system PrlF family antitoxin produces MPNIHEVATLTSKGQITLPKPIRQALGVDAGGKVAFDLRGGEVVVTRADAEHEDPAIGAFLALLESDIRAGRHVQALPEDLARTMLANAGHAVDLDDDIEGEVAL; encoded by the coding sequence ATGCCCAACATCCATGAAGTCGCCACCTTAACCTCCAAGGGCCAGATCACGCTGCCCAAGCCCATCCGGCAGGCGCTGGGGGTGGATGCCGGCGGCAAGGTGGCGTTCGACCTGCGCGGCGGTGAAGTTGTCGTGACCCGCGCCGACGCCGAGCACGAAGACCCTGCGATCGGCGCCTTCCTGGCGCTGCTGGAGTCCGATATCCGCGCTGGTCGCCATGTCCAGGCGCTGCCGGAGGATCTCGCGCGGACCATGCTGGCGAACGCTGGCCATGCGGTAGACCTCGATGACGACATCGAAGGCGAAGTGGCGCTCTGA
- a CDS encoding DUF3742 family protein, producing the protein MKPAAQTTFAERAGRVFGRMWRAGARLDRKAQGWLVTRGLGAGVAAGPLWVVKFAVLAVLLYGAFWVALLLVFVVAAAWAARNGGLDEDDQRPEWKEGHEGFGLYDKSDWRIDPHVSDDG; encoded by the coding sequence ATGAAACCCGCAGCACAGACCACTTTCGCAGAGCGTGCAGGCCGAGTCTTCGGCCGGATGTGGCGAGCTGGCGCACGCTTGGATCGGAAGGCGCAGGGGTGGCTGGTGACGCGAGGTCTCGGCGCAGGCGTGGCTGCGGGCCCGCTGTGGGTCGTCAAGTTCGCTGTGCTGGCCGTCCTGCTCTATGGCGCGTTCTGGGTGGCGCTGCTGCTGGTTTTTGTTGTGGCCGCTGCATGGGCGGCTCGCAACGGCGGCCTTGACGAAGACGACCAGAGGCCCGAGTGGAAAGAAGGCCACGAGGGCTTCGGGCTCTACGATAAGAGCGACTGGCGTATTGATCCGCACGTGTCCGACGACGGCTGA
- the mobH gene encoding MobH family relaxase — protein sequence MLSLFQQKKAPPATSPPLTPAIGSPNGLLRPESAAALLATPRRKKLLEHIWQRTSLSRKQFDALYLAPLERYAELVQQFPASESHHHAYPGGMLDHGLEVVAYALKLRQSYLLPSGTTPEDQTAQSEAWTAAAAYAALLHDIGKIAVDLHIELADGSIWHPWHGPLQQRYRLRYRADREYRLHSAASGLLYNRVLGRDILDWLSGFPLLWSALLYVLAGQYEHAGVLGELVIQADRASVAQALGGDPAKAMAAPKHALQRKLLEGLRYLLKEELKLNQPQASDGWLTQDALWLVSKTVSDKLRAHLLSQGMDGIPASNSAVFNVLQDHGMVQPTPDGKAIWRATIISGNSGWSHSFTLLRLAPALIWEGDQRPAPFAGTVTVELTNGAGADTSDAPPPAGDNAAPPPPSAVAPTTTSGPVDGLDSRLEMLGTTDIRPASPITAVSVAEASAQHHHDAAPPSPAAAVLHATPAGRAQDPASGQHFITWLKQGIQSRRLIINDAKALVHIVADAAYLVSPGVFQRYAQEHPHVSMLARQDDMPDWQWVQKRFEKLQLHRKQDNGLNIWTCVVTGPRKSRRLHGYLLTDPLCLFNEMPPNNPYLTL from the coding sequence ATGCTCTCGCTGTTCCAGCAGAAAAAAGCACCGCCCGCCACCAGTCCGCCACTGACACCGGCAATTGGGTCCCCGAATGGGCTGTTGCGGCCGGAGTCCGCGGCGGCGCTACTGGCGACGCCGCGCCGGAAGAAGCTGCTGGAACATATATGGCAACGTACCTCGCTGTCGCGCAAGCAGTTCGACGCACTGTACCTGGCCCCACTGGAACGCTACGCCGAGCTGGTTCAGCAATTCCCTGCGTCGGAGAGCCACCACCATGCCTATCCAGGAGGCATGCTGGATCACGGCCTGGAGGTCGTTGCCTACGCCCTCAAGCTGCGGCAGTCCTATCTGCTTCCCTCTGGCACTACGCCCGAAGACCAGACCGCTCAATCCGAAGCCTGGACCGCCGCCGCAGCCTACGCGGCGTTGCTGCACGACATCGGCAAGATCGCGGTCGACCTGCACATCGAACTAGCCGATGGCAGTATCTGGCACCCCTGGCATGGCCCGTTGCAGCAGCGCTACCGCCTTCGTTATCGCGCCGATCGCGAGTACCGCCTGCACAGCGCAGCCTCCGGGCTGCTCTACAACCGCGTGCTCGGCCGCGACATCCTCGACTGGCTCAGCGGCTTCCCCCTGCTGTGGTCGGCACTGCTCTACGTCCTGGCCGGGCAGTATGAGCATGCCGGTGTCCTTGGCGAACTGGTGATCCAGGCCGACCGCGCCTCGGTCGCCCAGGCGCTGGGTGGCGATCCGGCGAAGGCGATGGCGGCACCGAAGCACGCGCTGCAACGCAAGCTGCTCGAAGGCCTGCGCTACCTGCTGAAAGAGGAGCTGAAGCTGAATCAGCCCCAGGCTTCGGACGGTTGGCTGACGCAAGATGCCCTCTGGCTGGTGAGCAAGACCGTCTCGGACAAACTGCGCGCCCATCTGCTGTCGCAGGGCATGGACGGCATCCCGGCCAGCAACAGTGCCGTCTTCAATGTTCTGCAGGACCACGGGATGGTCCAGCCCACACCTGACGGCAAGGCGATCTGGCGCGCCACCATAATAAGCGGCAATAGCGGCTGGTCGCACAGTTTCACACTGCTGCGTCTGGCGCCAGCGCTGATCTGGGAAGGCGATCAGCGCCCTGCCCCATTCGCCGGCACCGTCACGGTGGAGCTCACCAACGGCGCTGGTGCAGATACCAGCGACGCGCCCCCGCCAGCCGGCGACAATGCAGCGCCACCACCGCCGTCCGCGGTAGCGCCGACGACCACCAGCGGCCCCGTCGATGGCCTTGACTCGCGGCTGGAAATGCTGGGTACGACCGACATCAGACCAGCCTCGCCGATCACGGCAGTTTCAGTGGCCGAAGCGTCCGCGCAGCACCACCATGATGCGGCGCCACCGTCGCCCGCAGCAGCCGTTCTACACGCCACGCCGGCTGGGCGCGCGCAGGATCCAGCCTCCGGGCAGCATTTCATCACCTGGCTCAAGCAAGGCATCCAATCCCGCAGGCTCATCATCAACGATGCGAAGGCGCTGGTGCATATCGTGGCCGACGCGGCGTACCTAGTCAGTCCCGGCGTGTTTCAGCGCTATGCACAGGAACACCCGCACGTCTCGATGCTGGCTCGGCAGGACGATATGCCAGACTGGCAATGGGTGCAAAAGCGCTTCGAGAAGCTGCAACTGCACCGCAAACAGGACAATGGCCTGAACATCTGGACTTGCGTGGTCACCGGGCCACGCAAGTCCAGGCGCCTGCACGGTTATCTTCTGACGGATCCACTATGTCTGTTCAACGAGATGCCGCCGAACAATCCGTACCTCACTTTGTAG
- a CDS encoding tyrosine-type recombinase/integrase, with protein sequence MPLTAREVQTAQFQDKSYGLADGNGLFLWVTPEAQKYWHFRYRINGKQPRISLGVYPTVSLQLAREKAHEARLLVARGIDPGQKRKDDRCQSIETRTNLFKDAAEDWIKAKQDAGRSASTLDKMRTYLDKDILPVLGNKYLPEVSRANCVDVQTRIDEARSAKRRQEGPRLATGNLQPRHRQGQVRTQPSFRTALCRQGSPQIHPLPASAGAEASRLPARPGSLHQPPDQSNCGLDGALDGLSSRHDPLRRVDGNRPGRLHLDHPGREMKMRRKHVTPLPTRLIAQLKALHLLTGRHQYLFPGIGTKNPTISENTINNVFQLIGYKGRMVGHGSRHTASTLLREHNWAKQLVDAQLSHKEKAPLATTTTRST encoded by the coding sequence ATGCCCCTCACCGCACGCGAAGTCCAAACCGCCCAGTTCCAGGACAAGTCCTACGGTCTGGCCGATGGCAATGGCCTGTTCCTCTGGGTCACGCCCGAAGCGCAGAAGTACTGGCATTTCCGCTACCGCATCAACGGCAAGCAGCCTCGCATTTCCCTGGGCGTCTACCCGACCGTCTCGCTACAACTGGCGCGCGAGAAAGCCCATGAGGCCCGCCTGCTCGTCGCGCGCGGCATCGACCCTGGCCAGAAACGCAAGGACGACCGCTGCCAGAGCATCGAGACCCGCACCAACCTGTTCAAGGACGCCGCCGAGGACTGGATCAAGGCCAAGCAGGACGCCGGGCGATCCGCCTCGACCCTCGACAAAATGCGGACCTACCTCGACAAGGACATCTTGCCCGTCCTGGGCAACAAGTACCTGCCCGAGGTCTCTCGGGCCAACTGCGTGGATGTACAGACCCGCATCGATGAAGCGCGGAGCGCTAAACGTCGCCAAGAAGGCCCGCGGCTGGCTACGGGAAATCTTCAGCCGCGCCATCGCCAAGGGCAAGTGCGAACTCAACCCAGCTTCCGAACTGCGCTTTGTCGCCAAGGAAGCCCCCAAATCCACCCCCTACCCGCATCTGCTGGAGCCGAAGCTTCCCGACTTCCTGCGCGCCCTGGAAGCCTCCACCAGCCGCCCGATCAGTCGAACTGCGGCCTGGATGGAGCTCTGGACGGCCTGTCGTCCCGGCATGATCCGCTTCGCCGAGTGGACGGAAATCGACCTGGACGCCTGCATCTGGACCATCCCGGCCGCGAGATGAAGATGCGCCGCAAGCACGTAACGCCACTGCCGACCCGACTGATCGCCCAGCTCAAGGCGCTGCACCTGCTCACCGGCCGGCACCAATACCTGTTTCCGGGCATCGGCACCAAAAACCCCACCATCAGCGAGAACACCATCAACAACGTGTTCCAGCTCATCGGCTACAAGGGCCGCATGGTCGGCCACGGTAGCCGCCACACCGCCAGCACCCTGCTGCGGGAGCACAACTGGGCCAAGCAACTCGTGGATGCGCAACTATCCCACAAGGAAAAGGCACCGCTGGCGACTACAACCACGCGATCTACCTGA
- a CDS encoding VirK family protein: MKSLPISLLAASLLAFAHPAGAATPLDSLAEIERALDTGASVAVAIDLSQCTPSAGGATPTQTRGGLRINAYRVIADGTLSFADEHLTVGRDGKPIQQFLRYQVRPDGSIDFSMAVFALPGYQQTGTTLGYRCAINQGLHFTATQ, encoded by the coding sequence ATGAAGTCCCTGCCCATCTCGCTGCTCGCCGCCTCGCTACTCGCCTTCGCCCACCCTGCCGGCGCCGCCACGCCGCTCGATTCGCTCGCCGAGATCGAACGTGCGCTGGATACCGGCGCCTCGGTTGCGGTCGCGATCGACCTGAGCCAGTGCACGCCCAGTGCCGGCGGCGCCACCCCGACCCAGACCCGCGGCGGCCTGCGCATCAACGCATACCGGGTGATCGCCGACGGCACCCTGTCCTTCGCCGACGAGCACCTCACCGTGGGCCGCGACGGCAAGCCGATCCAGCAGTTCCTGCGCTACCAGGTGCGCCCGGACGGCAGCATCGATTTCAGCATGGCCGTGTTCGCCCTGCCAGGCTACCAGCAGACCGGCACCACGCTCGGCTACCGCTGCGCGATCAACCAGGGCCTGCACTTCACCGCCACCCAATGA